In Harpia harpyja isolate bHarHar1 chromosome Z, bHarHar1 primary haplotype, whole genome shotgun sequence, a single window of DNA contains:
- the GHRL gene encoding appetite-regulating hormone has protein sequence MAVTTVFNLFSGLTSCLRKIILFLRSTLLGITLFSILWTETTLAGSSFLSPEYKKHRLQQKDPKKPTAPLHHRSTEGFWDTDEAGAKDDRNSIEIKVCIYSSCSHTSSRGEVG, from the exons ATGGCTGTCACCACAG ttttcaaCCTGTTTTCCGGTTTGACATCCTGCCTCAGGAAGATAATCCTGTTTCTCAGAAGTACTCTGCTGGGAATTACTCTTTTCAGCATCCTCTGGACAGAAACTACTCTGGCTGGCTCTAGTTTTTTAAGCCCTGAATATAAAAAACACAG ACTA cAACAAAAggatccaaaaaaacccacagcaccATTACATCATCGAAGCACAGAAGGCTTTTGGGATACAGATGAAGCAGGGGCAAAAGATGACAGAAACAGTATTGAAATTAAGGTTTGTATTTATTCTTCTTGCTCACATACAAGTTCAAGAGGTGAGGTTGGGTAA
- the SEC13 gene encoding protein SEC13 homolog isoform X1, producing the protein MVSVINTVDTSHEDMIHDAQMDYYGTRLATCSSDRSVKIFDVRNGGQILIADLRGHEGPVWQVAWAHPMYGNILASCSYDRKVIIWKEENGTWEKTYEYTGHDSSVNSVCWAPHDYGLILACGSSDGAISLLSYTGDGQWEVKKISNAHTIGCNAVSWAPAVVPGSLIEQPSGQKPNYIKRFASGGCDNLVKIWKEEDGQWKEEQKLEAHSDWVRDVAWAPSIGLPTSTIASCSQDGRVFIWTCDDASGNSWSPKLLHKFNDVVWHVSWSITANILAVSGGDNKVTLWKESVDGLWACISDVNKGQGGVSAVTEGQQNEQ; encoded by the exons ATG GTCTCGGTAATTAACACCGTGGACACCTCTCACGAGGACATGATA CACGATGCTCAGATGGACTACTATGGCACTCGGTTAGCGACCTGTTCTTCAGACAGATCCGTGAAAATCTTTGATGTTCGGAACGGAGGGCAAATCCTCATTGCGGACCTGAGAGG GCATGAAGGTCCCGTGTGGCAGGTTGCCTGGGCTCATCCTATGTACGGAAATATCTTGGCTTCCTGTTCCTATGACAGGAAGGTTATTatctggaaggaagaaaatggcACTTGGGAGAAGACTTATGAGTACACAGGGCATGATTCCTCAG TGAATTCTGTCTGCTGGGCACCACATGACTATGGACTGATCCTGGCCTGCGGGAGCTCAGATGGGGCCATTTCGTTATTGAGCTACACGGGTGACGGGCAGTGGGAAGTCAAAAAGATCAGCAATGCACATACG atTGGATGTAATGCAGTTAGCTGGGCTCCTGCTGTTGTACCAGGAAGCCTTATAGAACAACCATCTGGTCAAAAACCAAATTACATCAAAAGATTTGCATCTGGTGGTTGTGACAACCTTGTCAAGATCTGGAA GGAGGAAGATGGTCAGTGGAAAGAAGAGCAGAAGCTGGAGGCTCATAGTGACTGGGTTCGAGATGTAGCCTGGGCTCCATCCATAGGTTTGCCGACAAGTACCATCGCTAGCTGCTCACAG GATGGCAGAGTGTTTATCTGGACATGTGATGATGCCTCTGGAAATTCATGGTCACCAAAGTTGCTGCACAAATTCAATGATGTTGTCTGGCATGTGAGTTGGTCCATTACTGCAAATATTCTTGCAGTGTCTGGAGGAGACAATAAA GTCACGCTATGGAAGGAATCAGTAGACGGACTGTGGGCATGTATCAGCGATGTCAACAAGGGCCAAGGAGGGGTGTCTGCCGTTACAGAGGGGCAGCAGAATGAGCAATGA
- the SEC13 gene encoding protein SEC13 homolog isoform X2, with translation MHDAQMDYYGTRLATCSSDRSVKIFDVRNGGQILIADLRGHEGPVWQVAWAHPMYGNILASCSYDRKVIIWKEENGTWEKTYEYTGHDSSVNSVCWAPHDYGLILACGSSDGAISLLSYTGDGQWEVKKISNAHTIGCNAVSWAPAVVPGSLIEQPSGQKPNYIKRFASGGCDNLVKIWKEEDGQWKEEQKLEAHSDWVRDVAWAPSIGLPTSTIASCSQDGRVFIWTCDDASGNSWSPKLLHKFNDVVWHVSWSITANILAVSGGDNKVTLWKESVDGLWACISDVNKGQGGVSAVTEGQQNEQ, from the exons ATG CACGATGCTCAGATGGACTACTATGGCACTCGGTTAGCGACCTGTTCTTCAGACAGATCCGTGAAAATCTTTGATGTTCGGAACGGAGGGCAAATCCTCATTGCGGACCTGAGAGG GCATGAAGGTCCCGTGTGGCAGGTTGCCTGGGCTCATCCTATGTACGGAAATATCTTGGCTTCCTGTTCCTATGACAGGAAGGTTATTatctggaaggaagaaaatggcACTTGGGAGAAGACTTATGAGTACACAGGGCATGATTCCTCAG TGAATTCTGTCTGCTGGGCACCACATGACTATGGACTGATCCTGGCCTGCGGGAGCTCAGATGGGGCCATTTCGTTATTGAGCTACACGGGTGACGGGCAGTGGGAAGTCAAAAAGATCAGCAATGCACATACG atTGGATGTAATGCAGTTAGCTGGGCTCCTGCTGTTGTACCAGGAAGCCTTATAGAACAACCATCTGGTCAAAAACCAAATTACATCAAAAGATTTGCATCTGGTGGTTGTGACAACCTTGTCAAGATCTGGAA GGAGGAAGATGGTCAGTGGAAAGAAGAGCAGAAGCTGGAGGCTCATAGTGACTGGGTTCGAGATGTAGCCTGGGCTCCATCCATAGGTTTGCCGACAAGTACCATCGCTAGCTGCTCACAG GATGGCAGAGTGTTTATCTGGACATGTGATGATGCCTCTGGAAATTCATGGTCACCAAAGTTGCTGCACAAATTCAATGATGTTGTCTGGCATGTGAGTTGGTCCATTACTGCAAATATTCTTGCAGTGTCTGGAGGAGACAATAAA GTCACGCTATGGAAGGAATCAGTAGACGGACTGTGGGCATGTATCAGCGATGTCAACAAGGGCCAAGGAGGGGTGTCTGCCGTTACAGAGGGGCAGCAGAATGAGCAATGA